In Primulina eburnea isolate SZY01 chromosome 5, ASM2296580v1, whole genome shotgun sequence, a single window of DNA contains:
- the LOC140832986 gene encoding AT-hook motif nuclear-localized protein 20-like has translation MANPWWTGGQMGLQGVEPSALMTNKMNLSINEKSGGGSSSRGGDEDDDKDNSDEPREGAVEVGNRRPRGRPPGSKNKPKPPIFVTRDSPNALRSHIMEVSGGTDVAESIAQFARRRQRGVCVLSGSGCVANVTIRQPSATSAAVALQGRFEILSLTGAFLPGPAPPGATGLTVYLSGGQGQVVGGSVVGPLVAAGPVMVVAATFTNATYERLPLEEDDEAGGSAQAPPINSGGGGVSPPGIGAQQQHAMADHSSMPIYNLTPNLLPNNGQLNHDSYAWNHPRPPY, from the coding sequence ATGGCGAATCCATGGTGGACCGGCGGCCAGATGGGTTTGCAAGGAGTTGAACCATCAGCTCTGATGACTAATAAAATGAACCTTTCGATTAACGAGAAAAGCGGTGGCGGAAGCAGCAGCCGCGGTGGAGATGAAGATGATGACAAGGACAATAGTGACGAGCCGAGAGAAGGAGCCGTCGAGGTGGGCAACCGCCGCCCCCGGGGCAGACCACCGGGATCTAAGAACAAACCCAAGCCTCCGATTTTCGTGACACGCGACAGCCCCAACGCGCTTCGCAGCCACATCATGGAAGTTTCCGGTGGCACCGACGTGGCGGAGAGCATAGCGCAGTTCGCTCGCCGCCGGCAGCGAGGTGTTTGCGTGCTCAGCGGCAGCGGCTGTGTCGCCAACGTGACTATACGCCAGCCCTCTGCAACCTCAGCAGCTGTCGCGCTCCAAGGACGATTCGAAATCCTTTCTTTGACAGGGGCTTTTCTTCCTGGCCCAGCTCCACCCGGAGCCACCGGGTTGACGGTTTACCTGTCCGGCGGGCAGGGTCAGGTGGTGGGCGGCAGCGTTGTGGGTCCTCTAGTGGCGGCAGGTCCTGTTATGGTGGTTGCAGCTACGTTTACAAACGCTACTTATGAAAGATTACCTCTCGAAGAAGATGACGAAGCTGGTGGCTCAGCTCAGGCACCGCCTATCAACAGCGGAGGCGGTGGTGTTTCTCCTCCGGGAATCGGGGCGCAGCAGCAGCATGCGATGGCTGATCATTCATCTATGCCAATCTACAATTTGACCCCAAATTTACTGCCAAATAATGGACAACTGAATCATGATTCATATGCCTGGAACCATCCTAGGCCACCATACTAA